In Clostridium swellfunianum, a genomic segment contains:
- the hpt gene encoding hypoxanthine phosphoribosyltransferase: protein MENKKRNILITKEQIENRIIELGCQISKDYEGKNLYVLSLLRGSFIYAADLVRHIEVPTKIGFMTTSSYGHNEQSSGSVKVVNDIPDNIEGYDVLVVDDIVDTGITMQFVMDHVKNLGAKSVKSCVLLDKPERRKVPITPDYCCFEIPDVFVVGYGLNYGDHYRNIPYVFNWED, encoded by the coding sequence ATGGAAAATAAAAAAAGAAATATACTCATAACTAAGGAACAAATAGAAAATAGAATAATAGAACTAGGTTGTCAAATTTCTAAGGACTATGAAGGAAAAAACCTTTATGTTCTCTCACTTTTAAGAGGCAGCTTTATATATGCTGCTGATTTAGTTAGGCACATAGAAGTTCCAACTAAAATAGGTTTTATGACAACATCAAGCTATGGACATAATGAGCAAAGTTCAGGCTCTGTTAAAGTTGTTAATGATATACCTGACAATATCGAAGGCTACGACGTATTAGTTGTAGATGATATTGTGGATACAGGAATTACAATGCAGTTTGTTATGGATCATGTAAAAAACTTGGGTGCTAAAAGCGTTAAATCTTGTGTTCTTTTAGATAAGCCTGAAAGAAGAAAAGTTCCTATAACTCCTGATTACTGCTGCTTTGAAATACCTGATGTTTTCGTTGTAGGCTACGGCTTAAACTATGGAGACCATTACAGAAACATTCCCTACGTTTTCAATTGGGAAGATTAA
- the yunB gene encoding sporulation protein YunB yields the protein MDIIKGKTKFKIVFFVTVLLLMFNVFIYTLDKVITPTVIAVANAEMRAKSMEIINTAVLNEYSKQFKYEDVINVEKDREGNITLLKADTLKMNKIANDVALNSQKELKKLGSHGIKVPIGYILQNNILASIGPSVGVNMEPIGYIETRYQSEFESAGINQTRHKIYVQVYAKLRIIIPMKNDDIEVKSEVPIAETIIIGKVPDTSINLDLDKAGTKINTSGTN from the coding sequence ATGGATATTATTAAAGGTAAAACTAAATTTAAAATTGTTTTTTTTGTTACAGTACTTTTATTAATGTTTAATGTTTTTATTTACACATTAGATAAAGTAATAACTCCTACTGTAATAGCTGTTGCAAATGCAGAAATGAGAGCAAAATCTATGGAAATAATAAATACTGCTGTACTTAATGAGTATTCAAAGCAATTTAAGTATGAAGATGTGATAAACGTTGAAAAAGATAGAGAAGGAAACATAACTCTTCTTAAGGCAGATACCTTAAAAATGAATAAAATTGCAAATGATGTGGCTTTAAACTCTCAGAAGGAACTTAAAAAATTAGGCTCTCATGGAATAAAGGTTCCAATTGGATATATTCTTCAGAATAATATATTGGCTTCAATTGGGCCAAGCGTAGGGGTAAATATGGAGCCTATAGGGTACATAGAAACAAGATATCAGTCAGAGTTCGAAAGTGCTGGCATAAATCAAACTAGGCATAAGATTTACGTGCAGGTGTATGCCAAGCTGAGAATTATAATACCTATGAAAAACGATGATATAGAAGTAAAAAGCGAAGTTCCAATAGCAGAGACTATAATAATTGGAAAAGTACCAGATACATCTATCAATTTAGATTTGGATAAAGCTGGAACCAAGATAAATACTAGTGGTACTAATTAA
- a CDS encoding transglycosylase domain-containing protein, protein MEDEKSINKKQKKKKKKKKGWKIFRIVMLSILGLMVLAGVAGFGVALAIVKTAPPLDVKAILTLNEPSTIYDKDEKYMDDVNTDEKRDIVSIKDLPPYLPKAFVNIEDERFESHNGIDIKRIAGVIYLDVKSVLQGKRGMQGASTITQQLVRNTMLTDITKEKNFVESATRKIREMYLATELEKQLKKDQILEAYMNTIPFGSTVHGVQAAATYYFNKPIKELTIAQAAYLAGVPQAPGIYNAHLESAKKNPTPYLNRTKMVLNAMYKNKAITEEEYNTALSEVVPEKLAFDKPASSTTNRLNYEWFSLPAIQQVKKDLQVQYKYSESEINNLLMYGGLKIYTTMDRVLQDETQKIINDDKNIGVKEAQASGVIMDYHTGEVKAIVGGRGEQPARSYNRAASNGSSAFPRPLGSTIKPLTVYAAAIDSKQATAATVVEDSPITPQIKKAWSWGDYDPKNSPNVYRGYVTLREAIKHSINVVAVKQEFNMNIKTGISYGEKFGVNFTTDDKSAIAAIALGESYGYNSPLTMAAAYGAFGNSGVYTKPRLYTKVVDRNGLTILESKVETNKVLTPQSAYIMYDMLKEPVNGGTGSRARFSPMAAGKTGTTGDNKDVWFSGLTPYLSASVWIGFDTPAVLRGISSGTTAALWGKIMAVAHKDLPVKDIEKPSGIVQVAVCRESGKLPTDLCSKDSEGSQVYTEMFIAGTQPTTLCDVHEEVEINKANGKLATENTPKDLIEKRVFIKRDYKPSAKLQDESKVAPTEVDDTKAAPPPVNTTPDPNQPTVPNTGTTPPPGTNPSSPDTTGGGNKDNNKNNGTDKTDANNNSDSTTKPKSN, encoded by the coding sequence ATGGAAGATGAAAAGAGTATAAATAAAAAACAAAAAAAGAAAAAGAAAAAGAAAAAAGGCTGGAAAATATTTAGAATAGTAATGCTTTCTATTTTAGGATTGATGGTTTTAGCTGGAGTAGCTGGCTTTGGTGTTGCTCTTGCTATTGTAAAAACCGCTCCGCCTCTAGACGTAAAAGCTATCTTGACGCTAAATGAGCCTTCTACTATATATGATAAAGATGAAAAATATATGGATGATGTTAACACAGATGAAAAAAGAGATATAGTTTCTATAAAGGATTTACCACCGTATCTTCCTAAAGCTTTTGTAAACATCGAAGATGAACGATTCGAATCTCATAATGGAATTGATATCAAAAGAATAGCTGGTGTGATTTACCTAGATGTAAAAAGTGTTCTTCAAGGAAAAAGAGGGATGCAGGGGGCTTCTACCATTACTCAACAGCTTGTGAGAAATACTATGCTTACTGATATAACTAAAGAGAAAAACTTTGTAGAATCTGCTACAAGAAAAATAAGAGAAATGTATCTAGCTACTGAGTTGGAAAAACAACTAAAAAAAGATCAAATACTTGAAGCCTACATGAATACTATTCCCTTTGGAAGTACTGTGCATGGGGTTCAGGCTGCAGCAACTTATTATTTCAACAAGCCTATAAAGGAACTTACTATAGCACAAGCTGCCTATTTAGCTGGTGTACCTCAAGCTCCAGGCATATATAACGCTCATCTTGAGTCTGCAAAGAAGAATCCTACACCATACTTAAATAGAACTAAGATGGTATTAAATGCCATGTATAAGAATAAAGCTATAACAGAGGAAGAATATAATACTGCTTTAAGCGAGGTAGTCCCTGAAAAGCTGGCCTTTGATAAGCCTGCTAGCAGCACCACCAACAGATTAAATTATGAATGGTTTTCTTTGCCTGCTATTCAACAGGTGAAAAAAGACCTTCAAGTTCAATATAAATATAGCGAATCAGAAATAAATAATCTGCTTATGTATGGTGGGCTTAAAATATATACTACAATGGACAGAGTACTTCAGGATGAAACTCAAAAAATAATAAACGATGACAAAAATATAGGTGTTAAGGAGGCTCAAGCTTCTGGAGTTATAATGGATTATCACACAGGAGAAGTTAAGGCTATCGTTGGCGGTAGAGGTGAGCAGCCTGCACGTTCCTATAATAGAGCTGCAAGCAATGGAAGCAGTGCTTTCCCAAGGCCACTAGGCTCTACAATCAAGCCGCTTACAGTATATGCTGCTGCTATTGATTCTAAACAAGCTACAGCTGCAACTGTTGTTGAAGATTCACCAATAACCCCACAGATAAAAAAGGCTTGGTCTTGGGGTGACTATGATCCAAAAAACTCGCCTAATGTGTATAGAGGTTATGTAACACTAAGGGAAGCTATTAAACACTCAATAAACGTAGTTGCAGTTAAACAAGAATTTAATATGAATATAAAAACCGGTATATCCTATGGTGAGAAATTTGGAGTTAATTTTACTACTGATGATAAAAGTGCTATAGCAGCTATAGCTCTTGGTGAAAGTTATGGTTATAATTCCCCGCTTACAATGGCTGCAGCATATGGAGCTTTTGGTAACAGTGGAGTGTATACCAAGCCAAGATTATATACAAAAGTTGTGGATAGAAATGGATTAACTATACTTGAAAGCAAGGTTGAAACTAATAAAGTATTAACGCCTCAAAGTGCTTATATAATGTATGACATGCTTAAGGAACCAGTTAACGGTGGAACAGGAAGCCGTGCAAGATTTAGTCCTATGGCTGCCGGAAAAACTGGTACTACAGGTGATAATAAGGACGTATGGTTTAGCGGTCTTACTCCATATCTTTCAGCTTCAGTTTGGATAGGGTTTGATACCCCAGCAGTTCTAAGAGGCATAAGCAGTGGTACCACTGCAGCACTATGGGGTAAAATTATGGCAGTAGCTCATAAGGACCTGCCTGTTAAGGATATAGAAAAGCCTTCAGGAATTGTTCAAGTAGCAGTTTGCAGAGAATCTGGCAAGCTTCCTACTGACCTTTGTTCTAAGGATTCTGAAGGAAGTCAAGTTTATACTGAAATGTTTATAGCAGGTACACAGCCAACAACTTTATGTGATGTACATGAGGAAGTAGAAATAAATAAGGCAAATGGAAAACTGGCAACCGAAAATACTCCTAAGGATTTAATAGAAAAAAGAGTATTTATTAAAAGAGATTATAAGCCATCAGCTAAACTACAGGATGAATCCAAGGTTGCTCCTACTGAAGTTGATGATACTAAAGCAGCACCTCCTCCTGTAAATACTACACCTGACCCAAATCAGCCAACTGTGCCTAATACTGGCACTACACCTCCACCAGGAACTAATCCTTCCTCACCGGATACTACTGGTGGCGGCAATAAGGATAATAACAAGAATAATGGTACCGACAAAACTGATGCTAACAACAATTCAGATAGTACTACCAAACCTAAATCAAATTAA
- a CDS encoding stage V sporulation protein AE, translated as MLLRRRVIIVTDGDDIAKKAVEEAARNIGGRCISMSAGNPTVLSGEKIIELIKMAKYDPVVVMVDDRGDIGMGWGEKAMSKIMKDEEIEVLGIIAVASNTARAKGVTVDCSIDKYGTKVYKAVDKYGNVKNNRVLKGDTVNMLSNSDVKYIVGIGDPGKMDGKDNIIIGAPIITKAMEQILENYNKELTDFS; from the coding sequence ATGCTTTTGAGGAGACGGGTGATTATAGTTACTGATGGAGATGATATAGCTAAAAAAGCTGTTGAAGAGGCGGCAAGAAACATAGGTGGCAGGTGTATATCTATGTCAGCTGGAAATCCTACAGTATTAAGCGGTGAAAAGATAATCGAACTCATTAAGATGGCTAAATATGACCCTGTTGTAGTAATGGTTGATGATAGAGGAGATATAGGGATGGGATGGGGAGAAAAGGCTATGTCTAAAATAATGAAGGACGAAGAGATAGAGGTACTAGGAATTATTGCTGTGGCTTCTAATACCGCAAGAGCTAAAGGAGTGACTGTTGACTGTTCCATTGATAAATATGGAACCAAAGTATATAAAGCTGTAGACAAGTACGGAAATGTTAAAAATAATCGTGTACTTAAAGGTGATACTGTGAATATGCTTTCAAATTCAGATGTTAAGTACATAGTTGGAATTGGGGATCCCGGAAAAATGGATGGTAAAGATAATATCATTATTGGCGCTCCAATTATTACAAAGGCCATGGAGCAAATATTAGAGAATTACAATAAAGAATTAACAGATTTCTCATGA
- the spoVAE gene encoding stage V sporulation protein AE, with amino-acid sequence MEYVNAFIVGGAICVIAQILIDKTKLTPARILVSFVTLGTVLGALKVYQPLVDFGKAGATVPLPGFGYALAKGVIKEVDKVGLLGAFTGGIKGTAGGITAAIIFGYIMAVLFNPKTKE; translated from the coding sequence ATGGAATATGTAAATGCATTTATTGTTGGAGGTGCTATATGCGTGATAGCACAGATTTTAATAGATAAGACTAAGCTAACACCTGCTAGAATACTTGTTAGTTTTGTTACCTTAGGAACAGTTCTAGGGGCTTTAAAGGTCTATCAGCCATTAGTAGACTTTGGTAAGGCAGGAGCTACTGTTCCTCTTCCTGGCTTTGGTTATGCCTTGGCAAAGGGTGTCATTAAAGAAGTTGATAAAGTCGGGCTTCTTGGAGCATTTACTGGTGGTATTAAAGGTACAGCTGGAGGTATTACTGCAGCTATAATTTTTGGATACATCATGGCTGTGCTATTTAATCCCAAAACTAAGGAGTGA
- the spoVAD gene encoding stage V sporulation protein AD produces the protein MNKRVGKQTVRTDSRPKIISTASIVGPKEGQGPLKDYFDIILEDDLNGKDTYEKAESSMMYLAINEGIRKANLTEKDIDYLFAGDLLNQLTSSCFAAKDMDIPFVGMYGACSTMTESLAMASIMIDGGYANYAVAATSSHFSSAERQFRTPLEYGNQRVPTAQWTVTGSGAMILGKEGNYPSVTYVTMGKVKDYGVNDVNNMGEAMAPAAVDTIAQHLKDTERSGDYYDLIVTGDLGTVGKKITTELLKEYGYDISKNYIDCGDEIFDHERQKTNAGGSGCGCSAVVDCGYIYKNMLKGNLKRVLLVSTGALLSSTSCFQGLTIPGIAHAVAVEMV, from the coding sequence TTGAACAAGAGGGTTGGTAAACAAACTGTTAGAACTGACAGCAGACCTAAAATAATCTCGACAGCTAGTATAGTTGGTCCAAAGGAAGGTCAGGGGCCTTTAAAAGACTATTTTGATATAATACTTGAGGATGATTTAAACGGAAAGGATACCTATGAAAAAGCTGAAAGCAGCATGATGTATCTAGCAATAAACGAGGGGATAAGAAAGGCAAATTTGACAGAAAAGGATATTGATTATCTTTTTGCAGGGGATCTTTTAAACCAGTTAACCTCATCTTGTTTTGCAGCAAAAGATATGGACATTCCATTTGTAGGAATGTATGGAGCTTGTTCCACTATGACAGAATCTTTAGCTATGGCTTCAATAATGATAGATGGAGGTTATGCAAATTATGCAGTAGCTGCAACATCATCACACTTTTCATCTGCAGAGAGGCAATTTAGAACACCACTTGAGTATGGAAACCAGAGAGTACCAACTGCTCAGTGGACAGTTACAGGTTCTGGGGCTATGATACTTGGAAAAGAGGGGAATTATCCATCAGTCACTTATGTTACCATGGGAAAAGTTAAAGACTATGGAGTAAATGATGTAAACAATATGGGAGAAGCTATGGCACCTGCAGCAGTGGATACTATAGCACAGCATTTAAAAGATACAGAAAGATCTGGTGATTATTATGATCTTATAGTCACAGGAGACCTTGGGACTGTTGGTAAAAAAATAACTACCGAGCTTTTAAAGGAATACGGCTATGATATTAGTAAAAACTATATAGACTGCGGCGATGAAATCTTCGATCATGAAAGACAAAAAACAAACGCAGGAGGCAGTGGTTGCGGGTGTTCAGCTGTTGTAGATTGCGGTTATATTTATAAGAATATGCTTAAGGGTAATTTAAAAAGAGTGCTTTTAGTTTCTACTGGTGCTCTTCTAAGTTCCACATCATGTTTTCAGGGGTTAACTATACCAGGAATTGCTCATGCAGTTGCAGTAGAAATGGTATAG
- the spoVAC gene encoding stage V sporulation protein AC — MSNKEERVKQKFKTISSEARPKSHLLRNCIRAFIVGGILCDIGQFFNSSLTRIGLPKEDVSSWVSIIMVFLGAFLTGIGLYDKIASYAGAGSLVPITGFANSIVSPAMEFKKEGFIFGVGAKMFVIAGPVLVYGIGSSVVVGIIYYLFK; from the coding sequence ATGAGCAATAAAGAAGAAAGAGTAAAACAGAAATTTAAGACTATATCCTCAGAAGCCAGACCTAAATCGCATCTTTTAAGAAATTGCATCAGAGCTTTCATAGTCGGAGGAATACTTTGCGATATAGGTCAATTTTTTAACAGTTCTTTAACAAGAATAGGACTTCCTAAAGAAGATGTTTCCAGCTGGGTTTCTATAATTATGGTTTTCTTAGGAGCTTTTCTTACAGGAATAGGATTATATGACAAAATAGCATCTTATGCAGGCGCAGGAAGCTTGGTTCCTATAACTGGTTTTGCAAATTCAATTGTATCCCCAGCTATGGAGTTTAAAAAAGAGGGGTTCATTTTTGGAGTAGGTGCTAAAATGTTTGTTATCGCAGGTCCGGTTTTAGTTTATGGAATTGGATCTTCTGTGGTTGTGGGAATAATATACTATCTATTTAAGTAG
- the sigF gene encoding RNA polymerase sporulation sigma factor SigF: protein MDEEILKRDYNYQDNLELIRRARDGDKYALDKLIELNLPLVSAVSKKFLNRGYEYEDIFQIGSMGLVKAVNNFDASFNVKFSTYAVPMIMGEIKRFIRDDGIIKVSRSVKNIARKLHYDKEALTKKLDRDPTIEELSAYSGISTEEIVFALESASSLQYLYDTIHQDDGSPVLLIDKLSENAEEDNELVDKLALKEALSNLDNKSRQIIMLRYFKDKTQVQVAKMLGISQVQVSRIEKKVLKLMKERLSG from the coding sequence ATGGATGAAGAAATTCTAAAAAGAGATTATAATTACCAAGATAATCTTGAGCTCATAAGACGAGCCAGGGATGGAGATAAATATGCTCTAGATAAATTAATAGAGCTTAATCTTCCTCTCGTTTCCGCTGTCAGTAAAAAATTTTTAAACAGAGGCTATGAATATGAGGATATATTTCAAATTGGATCTATGGGGCTAGTGAAAGCTGTAAATAATTTTGATGCAAGCTTTAATGTGAAGTTTTCTACTTATGCGGTACCTATGATTATGGGAGAAATAAAAAGATTCATAAGAGATGATGGAATAATTAAGGTTAGCAGAAGCGTTAAAAATATTGCTAGAAAGCTTCATTATGATAAGGAAGCTTTAACTAAAAAGTTGGATAGAGACCCAACAATTGAAGAGCTTTCAGCATATTCAGGCATAAGCACTGAAGAAATAGTATTTGCGTTGGAATCAGCAAGTAGTCTTCAGTATTTGTACGATACAATACATCAGGATGATGGATCTCCTGTACTTTTAATAGACAAACTTAGTGAAAATGCTGAAGAAGACAATGAATTGGTAGACAAACTTGCTTTAAAAGAAGCTCTAAGCAATTTAGATAACAAATCAAGGCAGATTATAATGCTCAGATATTTCAAGGATAAAACTCAGGTTCAAGTAGCAAAAATGCTTGGTATTAGCCAGGTACAAGTGTCTAGAATAGAAAAAAAGGTTTTAAAATTAATGAAGGAAAGATTGAGTGGATAG
- the spoIIAB gene encoding anti-sigma F factor, which produces MYDNIIKIEFASKSQNEGFARVAVAAFVSQLDPTIEEITDVKTAVSEAVTNSIIHGYGGQEGVVSIEAMIKGNELTIIVGDKGIGIDNIELAMQPLYTSRPDLERSGMGFTVMETFMDSLEVKSESNNGTYIIMKKVFKSLS; this is translated from the coding sequence ATGTACGATAACATTATAAAAATAGAATTCGCAAGCAAATCTCAAAACGAAGGCTTTGCAAGAGTAGCTGTAGCAGCCTTTGTTTCTCAACTTGATCCTACAATTGAAGAGATTACTGATGTTAAAACAGCTGTTTCTGAAGCCGTTACAAATTCTATAATTCACGGTTATGGTGGACAGGAAGGTGTTGTATCTATTGAGGCTATGATAAAGGGAAATGAGCTTACTATAATAGTTGGAGATAAAGGTATAGGAATAGACAATATTGAACTCGCAATGCAGCCTTTATACACTTCAAGACCAGATCTTGAAAGATCTGGTATGGGCTTTACAGTAATGGAAACTTTTATGGATAGCTTGGAAGTTAAATCTGAAAGTAATAATGGAACTTATATAATAATGAAAAAAGTTTTTAAGTCATTAAGTTAG
- the spoIIAA gene encoding anti-sigma F factor antagonist: MYLKFQNEDEKLIVYMMGELDHHSAEEVRSKIDDRIDRDDINKLIMDFTNVTFMDSSGIGVVIGRYKKISMKKGDVCIANVNNSVKRVFDLSGMFKIIKLYDNVEQALKSI, translated from the coding sequence ATGTATTTAAAGTTTCAAAATGAAGATGAGAAACTCATAGTTTACATGATGGGAGAGCTTGACCATCATAGTGCTGAAGAAGTTAGAAGTAAAATTGATGATAGAATCGATAGAGACGATATTAACAAGCTTATTATGGATTTTACCAATGTAACCTTTATGGACAGCTCAGGTATAGGTGTAGTTATTGGAAGATATAAAAAGATATCTATGAAAAAAGGCGATGTTTGCATAGCAAATGTAAATAACTCAGTAAAGAGAGTTTTTGATTTATCTGGAATGTTTAAAATAATTAAGCTTTATGACAATGTAGAACAAGCATTAAAGAGCATTTAA
- the speE gene encoding polyamine aminopropyltransferase yields MDMWLKEEQIGNAAMTYKIKETLVRKKTEFQDLAILDTEAFGRMLVLDGIVQTTINDEFVYHEMISHIPLYTHPNPKKVLVVGGGDGGAIREILKHPSVEKAVLCEIDGCVIEECKKYLPEISCALDDPRCEIFIGDGIKYVHEHKNEFDIIIVDSTDPFGAAEGLFGGSFYKEISKCLTEDGIFIAQTETPFYLPEVVKKVFNDAKEVFPVTKLFMAAIPTYPSGYWSFTVGSKKHDPETVDLSSKIDFQTKYYTKKLHKACFTLPKHVEDLIK; encoded by the coding sequence ATGGACATGTGGCTTAAGGAAGAGCAGATAGGCAATGCTGCTATGACATATAAGATAAAGGAGACTTTGGTTAGAAAGAAAACTGAATTTCAGGATCTAGCTATACTTGATACAGAAGCCTTTGGCAGAATGCTTGTGCTTGATGGAATAGTTCAAACTACAATAAATGATGAGTTTGTATATCATGAAATGATATCACATATTCCACTATACACTCATCCAAACCCTAAAAAAGTTCTTGTTGTTGGTGGAGGAGACGGTGGAGCTATCAGAGAAATACTTAAGCATCCTTCTGTAGAAAAAGCTGTACTTTGCGAAATAGATGGCTGTGTTATTGAGGAATGTAAGAAATACCTTCCTGAAATAAGCTGTGCTCTTGATGATCCTCGTTGTGAAATCTTTATCGGTGATGGAATTAAGTATGTTCATGAACATAAAAATGAGTTTGATATAATAATTGTGGACTCAACAGACCCATTTGGCGCTGCTGAAGGCCTATTCGGCGGAAGTTTTTATAAGGAAATTTCAAAATGCTTAACTGAGGACGGAATATTCATAGCGCAAACAGAGACACCTTTCTACCTTCCAGAAGTAGTTAAAAAGGTGTTTAACGATGCAAAAGAGGTTTTCCCTGTGACAAAGCTTTTTATGGCGGCTATACCTACTTATCCTAGCGGATACTGGAGTTTTACGGTGGGTTCAAAGAAGCATGATCCTGAAACCGTAGATTTATCAAGTAAAATTGATTTTCAAACCAAGTACTACACTAAGAAGCTGCATAAAGCTTGCTTTACTCTACCAAAACATGTTGAGGACTTAATAAAATAG
- the iadA gene encoding beta-aspartyl-peptidase produces MLKLIKDALIYTPDFIGQKDILICGDKIAKIEKNIPLPPKNFYEVEVIDAANQIVVPGFIDLHVHLTGGGGEGGYTTRTPEIQLSQITTFGVTTVVGLLGTDGTTRSLSSLLAKARALEEEGINALIWTGCYQFPTRTITDNSRNDIVLIDKVIGVGEIAVSDHRGSKPLTHDLERLALDCRVAGLLSNKCGILHIHLGDDKEGIYPLLKIIKENPLLAQNLLPTHINRNMPLLFQGVKYLKSGGYLDLTSGISQTEFDPVPVDASYALKYLIDRGCSIDNITISSDSNGSMPIFDENGKLKSISVGSIESNLSEFRKMVQIYNIPIEKALRPLTKNPAYILKLTNLGTIETSKQADLLIMNKDLTIDYVLCKGKTLVQHGNAVRFGTFEKLM; encoded by the coding sequence ATGCTTAAGCTTATTAAAGATGCATTGATTTATACCCCAGACTTTATAGGGCAAAAAGATATTTTGATTTGTGGTGATAAAATAGCAAAAATAGAGAAAAACATCCCTTTACCTCCTAAAAACTTTTATGAGGTTGAAGTTATTGATGCCGCCAATCAAATAGTTGTTCCAGGCTTTATAGACCTGCATGTACACCTTACAGGAGGAGGCGGCGAAGGCGGTTATACTACTAGAACACCTGAAATTCAGTTATCTCAAATCACTACCTTTGGCGTTACAACTGTTGTTGGCCTTCTTGGCACTGATGGTACCACCCGTTCTCTAAGTAGCCTGCTCGCAAAAGCTAGAGCATTAGAAGAGGAAGGCATTAACGCTTTGATTTGGACTGGCTGCTATCAATTTCCTACAAGGACTATAACAGATAACTCAAGAAATGATATAGTTCTTATAGATAAAGTTATAGGAGTTGGTGAAATAGCGGTTTCAGATCATAGAGGCAGTAAGCCTTTAACGCATGACTTGGAAAGACTTGCACTAGACTGCAGGGTTGCAGGTCTTTTATCAAATAAGTGCGGTATTTTACATATTCACCTAGGAGATGATAAAGAAGGCATATACCCACTCTTAAAAATAATAAAGGAAAATCCTCTGCTAGCTCAAAATTTACTTCCCACACATATAAATAGAAATATGCCACTTCTTTTCCAAGGAGTAAAGTATCTAAAGAGTGGAGGATACTTGGACTTAACCTCTGGGATATCACAGACTGAGTTTGACCCTGTTCCAGTAGATGCATCATATGCCCTCAAGTATCTTATTGATAGAGGCTGTAGTATAGATAATATAACTATAAGCTCTGACAGTAATGGAAGCATGCCTATTTTTGATGAAAATGGTAAACTTAAAAGTATCTCTGTAGGTTCCATAGAAAGCAACTTATCAGAATTTAGAAAAATGGTTCAAATTTATAATATTCCTATAGAAAAAGCCCTTCGCCCATTAACAAAAAATCCTGCCTACATATTGAAACTAACAAATTTAGGTACAATTGAAACTTCTAAGCAGGCTGATCTTTTGATTATGAACAAGGACTTAACTATAGATTATGTTTTATGTAAAGGAAAAACCTTGGTGCAGCATGGTAATGCGGTAAGGTTTGGTACCTTTGAAAAACTAATGTAG